A stretch of Treponema vincentii F0403 DNA encodes these proteins:
- a CDS encoding DEAD/DEAH box helicase: MNFSNFNLDSHLLQGLEEAGYIECTPVQEQVFSAGMDGSDLYVQSQTGTGKTAAYLVTLMQRMLAQGTESRRPALILVPTRELAVQVEEEAHKLGKYTGLRAASFYGGVGYQQQEEALKNGVDLIIGTPGRVIDLEKSKTMKLKHVGFLVIDEADRMFDMGFYPDLRSLLSVLSKAEERQTMLFSATLNTWVKNLAWEYTIDAKEITIDADNVTVDEINQKLFHVAADQKMSLLLGILRNEKPENTIIFCNTKKTTEIVAKRLRINGYATEFLIGDLPQPKRLHIIDSFKAGKLTCLVATDVAARGIDINDLAMVINYDLPNEAENYVHRIGRTARAGKTGAAYSLCSEQDVYNLPDIEKYIEAKIPVVIPGEEDFEKDRSADQYIRLDRDSADEERGGRFGRKPRPGEKSRREDKDARRGTKTARPASRTADSKRKKKGTPAEDKNGRKSADSLGGLSFEERMAYYKNQYGKKLAEHESAAFADAAENMESAKTACTAQTSEKKAKTGAASTRAKNRQGQPEKKRRKGDKYVPAQAGDTRQGARPKKRASQDRSSEQQVRSARAPQQSATQTQPAKQKTGILGMLKKLFTGK; the protein is encoded by the coding sequence ATGAATTTTTCTAATTTTAATCTTGATTCTCATCTTTTACAGGGGCTTGAAGAGGCCGGTTATATTGAATGCACACCGGTTCAAGAGCAGGTGTTTTCCGCAGGGATGGACGGTTCCGATCTCTATGTACAATCGCAAACAGGCACGGGGAAAACGGCTGCGTATTTGGTAACGCTGATGCAGCGGATGCTTGCCCAAGGAACCGAAAGCCGCCGCCCCGCTTTAATCCTTGTTCCGACACGGGAGCTTGCCGTACAGGTTGAAGAAGAAGCGCATAAATTGGGTAAATACACGGGGCTCCGTGCCGCGAGCTTTTACGGCGGCGTCGGGTATCAGCAGCAGGAAGAAGCGCTTAAAAACGGAGTAGACCTTATTATCGGTACGCCCGGCCGGGTCATCGACCTTGAAAAATCAAAGACGATGAAGCTGAAACATGTCGGCTTTTTAGTGATCGATGAAGCGGACAGAATGTTCGACATGGGGTTTTATCCCGATCTGCGCAGCCTCCTTTCGGTACTATCCAAGGCGGAAGAACGGCAGACGATGCTGTTCAGCGCAACCTTAAACACGTGGGTAAAAAACCTTGCATGGGAATACACCATCGATGCAAAAGAAATCACAATCGATGCGGATAATGTAACGGTGGACGAAATCAATCAAAAACTGTTCCACGTCGCGGCGGATCAAAAGATGTCCCTGCTGCTCGGCATCCTGCGTAACGAAAAACCGGAGAATACCATCATCTTCTGCAACACCAAAAAGACGACGGAGATTGTTGCAAAGCGGCTGCGCATTAACGGCTATGCAACGGAGTTCCTCATCGGCGATTTACCGCAACCGAAGCGGCTGCACATTATCGATTCGTTTAAGGCGGGAAAGCTCACCTGTTTGGTTGCAACCGATGTCGCGGCGCGGGGAATCGATATCAACGACCTTGCAATGGTTATCAACTACGACCTTCCGAATGAGGCCGAGAACTACGTCCACCGAATAGGCAGAACGGCGCGGGCGGGGAAAACCGGCGCTGCATACAGCCTTTGTTCGGAACAGGACGTATATAACCTGCCCGATATAGAAAAATATATAGAGGCCAAAATACCGGTTGTTATCCCCGGCGAAGAGGATTTTGAAAAAGACCGCAGCGCCGACCAATATATCCGGCTTGACCGCGACTCCGCTGACGAAGAACGGGGCGGACGGTTCGGACGCAAGCCGCGCCCCGGAGAAAAATCCCGGCGGGAAGATAAAGACGCACGGCGCGGCACTAAAACGGCACGCCCCGCCTCCCGCACTGCCGATTCAAAGCGTAAAAAGAAAGGTACGCCGGCAGAAGATAAAAACGGCCGAAAGTCAGCCGATTCCCTCGGCGGCTTGAGTTTTGAAGAGCGGATGGCCTACTATAAAAACCAGTACGGGAAAAAGCTTGCCGAACACGAGAGCGCCGCTTTTGCGGATGCTGCCGAAAATATGGAAAGCGCTAAAACAGCCTGCACTGCGCAAACCTCCGAAAAGAAAGCAAAAACGGGGGCGGCATCTACCCGCGCTAAAAACCGGCAGGGGCAGCCCGAGAAAAAACGGCGCAAGGGCGATAAATATGTTCCCGCACAAGCAGGCGATACGAGGCAGGGGGCAAGACCTAAGAAACGGGCAAGCCAAGACCGCTCATCCGAACAGCAGGTACGCTCTGCAAGAGCACCGCAGCAATCTGCAACGCAGACTCAGCCGGCAAAGCAAAAAACAGGCATACTCGGTATGCTGAAAAAACTGTTTACCGGAAAGTAA
- the pepT gene encoding peptidase T — translation MDAVKRFFKYIAVDTKSNEDNPECPSTKGQLELGKMLVQELHELGVADAEQDAHGYVYGTIPANTDKKAPVIGFIAHMDTAPDLDGKCVNPKIVHYTGGDIKLNETYSLTVKEFPFLNKLIGEDIITTDGTTLLGADDKSGITIIMGMVEYLRDNPQVQHGTIKIGFTPDEEIGRGADLFDVIKFGADFAYTIDGGEIGELEYENFNAASAKIEIQGKNVHPGTAKNIMINSLRVAGELDAMLPVEQKPEYTEGYEGFFLLTHLNGAVDHTSMSYIIRDHSTEKFEQKKTLLRNAVAFLNTKYGAIITLSITDSYYNMRGQIEPHIEIIDLAKKSMEEIGITPIIHPIRGGTDGARLSFMGLPCPNIFAGGFNFHGRFECIPVSSIYKGIDLLIRIIENSIG, via the coding sequence ATGGATGCAGTAAAACGCTTTTTTAAATACATTGCAGTCGATACCAAATCGAATGAAGATAATCCCGAATGCCCCAGCACCAAGGGACAGCTTGAGCTTGGAAAGATGTTAGTGCAGGAATTGCACGAGCTGGGCGTAGCCGATGCCGAACAGGATGCGCACGGATATGTCTACGGAACAATCCCTGCCAACACCGATAAAAAAGCGCCGGTTATCGGATTTATTGCACACATGGATACCGCGCCCGACTTGGACGGAAAATGTGTCAATCCGAAAATTGTGCACTACACAGGCGGCGATATTAAACTGAACGAGACCTATTCGCTGACGGTAAAGGAATTTCCGTTCCTCAACAAACTTATCGGCGAAGACATTATCACCACTGACGGCACCACGCTTTTGGGTGCGGATGATAAATCGGGCATCACCATCATCATGGGCATGGTTGAATACCTCCGCGACAACCCGCAGGTGCAGCATGGTACGATTAAAATCGGCTTTACCCCCGATGAGGAAATCGGCAGAGGTGCAGACCTCTTCGATGTAATAAAATTCGGTGCGGATTTTGCGTATACCATCGACGGCGGAGAAATCGGCGAGTTGGAGTACGAAAACTTTAACGCTGCAAGCGCTAAAATCGAAATTCAAGGGAAGAACGTCCATCCTGGCACGGCAAAAAATATCATGATCAATTCGCTGCGAGTTGCCGGCGAGCTGGACGCTATGCTGCCGGTAGAACAAAAGCCCGAATATACGGAAGGGTATGAAGGCTTCTTCCTCCTTACTCACCTTAACGGCGCAGTGGATCACACCTCCATGTCGTACATTATCCGCGACCATTCTACCGAAAAATTTGAGCAAAAGAAGACGCTGCTGCGGAATGCCGTTGCTTTTTTGAACACAAAATATGGCGCCATCATCACGCTTTCCATTACAGACAGCTACTATAATATGCGCGGACAAATTGAACCGCATATCGAAATTATCGACCTTGCGAAGAAGTCTATGGAAGAGATCGGCATCACGCCGATTATCCATCCCATCCGCGGCGGGACGGACGGCGCACGGCTTTCGTTTATGGGACTCCCTTGTCCGAACATCTTTGCCGGCGGCTTTAACTTCCACGGCCGTTTTGAGTGCATCCCCGTAAGCTCTATCTATAAAGGGATCGATTTACTCATCCGTATTATCGAAAATTCGATAGGATAG
- a CDS encoding ABC transporter substrate-binding protein — MKKLFIVMACIIACAVCVTGCSKQDSKTSGKTEIRFASWDSAETLEAQQKLVDRFNETHSDIKVSLEAYGDDYDTKISAGMGSGDAPDVMYMWNYPAYYEGLENLEPYIEKEGKAYKENFYEALWPYNQMKGTIYGMPVGFTTHCLYFNKDIFDKAGLAYPSSDWTWDDLQKNAQLITEKVPGVKGFSFQLKADPYDFEMYLWSNGTSYMDNNGNTDGYLNSAKSIAVFDMFQNMEKQGWAIATEKGGSDEMSGGKTAMYVYGGWAIARFNRENLNYGIVEIPAFAGAGKDSVSILSSSGVSIAKSSKHKDAAWEFIKYWTGTELNKERIGYELPVLKSVVAEANIMTDEKTAPFYTMLEHSAGYTPSAFISPTWSDLSDELSLAFERIFNPTTLENSGSVLNEISKRK; from the coding sequence ATGAAAAAACTATTCATTGTAATGGCGTGCATTATTGCCTGTGCCGTATGCGTTACAGGCTGTTCAAAACAGGACTCTAAAACCTCCGGTAAAACGGAAATCAGATTTGCTTCGTGGGACAGCGCCGAAACTTTGGAAGCTCAGCAAAAACTGGTTGACCGCTTCAATGAAACTCATAGCGATATCAAAGTTTCATTGGAAGCCTACGGAGACGATTATGATACGAAGATCAGCGCCGGTATGGGCTCGGGCGACGCACCGGATGTTATGTATATGTGGAACTACCCAGCCTATTATGAAGGCTTGGAAAATTTGGAACCGTATATCGAAAAAGAAGGTAAGGCCTATAAAGAAAATTTCTATGAAGCCCTGTGGCCGTACAATCAAATGAAAGGAACAATATACGGTATGCCGGTCGGTTTTACCACACACTGTCTGTATTTTAATAAAGATATTTTCGATAAAGCGGGGCTGGCATATCCTTCTTCCGATTGGACATGGGATGATTTGCAAAAAAATGCTCAGCTTATTACCGAAAAAGTTCCGGGCGTAAAAGGATTCTCATTCCAGTTAAAGGCAGATCCGTACGATTTTGAAATGTATCTGTGGAGCAACGGAACAAGCTATATGGATAACAACGGAAATACCGACGGATACTTGAATTCTGCCAAGAGTATAGCCGTATTCGATATGTTCCAAAATATGGAAAAACAAGGATGGGCTATTGCAACCGAAAAAGGCGGTTCGGACGAAATGAGCGGCGGTAAAACCGCTATGTATGTTTACGGGGGTTGGGCGATTGCACGTTTTAATCGAGAAAACTTGAATTACGGTATTGTCGAAATTCCCGCCTTTGCAGGAGCAGGCAAAGATTCTGTCAGCATCCTCAGCAGTTCGGGAGTATCGATTGCCAAAAGTTCAAAACATAAGGACGCTGCGTGGGAGTTCATAAAATACTGGACGGGAACTGAATTAAATAAAGAACGTATCGGGTATGAACTGCCGGTTTTAAAGTCGGTTGTTGCCGAAGCAAACATCATGACCGATGAAAAGACCGCTCCTTTTTATACGATGCTCGAACATAGCGCGGGTTATACTCCTTCCGCCTTTATAAGTCCTACATGGTCTGATTTATCGGATGAGTTATCGCTGGCGTTTGAAAGGATTTTTAATCCGACTACATTGGAAAACAGTGGAAGTGTTTTAAACGAAATAAGCAAAAGAAAATAA
- a CDS encoding carbohydrate ABC transporter permease, with product MNKKNVIAPYLFISPWVIGFIAFTAGPLLMSLIMSFFDWSITKPPVFSAFKNYITMFTRDKQFYRSLFITLKYAVIFVPLNMCLALFLALLISQPVAGVKFFRTVFYIPTVISGVAVSIVWGWLLNADYGIFNYLLSLIGVSGPKWLLDPSWALVAVVLASAFGVGTMMLIFYANIKTIPADLYEAADLDGAGVARQFFSITLPIITPTILFNLITSLITAFQQLTLVMLLTGGGPLNATYFYGLYVYRNAFKHHRLGYASANAWVMFIIILILTMLVFKSSSAWVFYETEMKKGKRGTVEL from the coding sequence ATGAACAAGAAAAATGTAATAGCTCCATATCTCTTTATATCTCCATGGGTGATTGGGTTTATCGCCTTTACAGCGGGTCCCTTGCTGATGTCGCTTATTATGAGCTTCTTTGATTGGTCTATTACAAAGCCACCTGTCTTTTCCGCCTTTAAAAATTATATTACGATGTTCACGCGGGATAAGCAGTTTTACCGTTCGCTGTTTATCACATTAAAATATGCCGTTATTTTTGTGCCCCTGAATATGTGCCTTGCGTTGTTTTTGGCACTGTTGATTTCTCAGCCGGTCGCGGGCGTTAAATTTTTTAGGACAGTCTTTTATATCCCCACCGTGATTTCGGGCGTTGCCGTTTCGATTGTGTGGGGATGGCTGTTGAATGCCGATTACGGCATCTTCAATTATCTTTTGTCTTTAATAGGTGTCTCCGGCCCTAAGTGGCTGTTAGATCCGTCGTGGGCATTGGTTGCCGTTGTGTTAGCAAGTGCCTTCGGGGTCGGTACGATGATGCTCATCTTTTATGCAAATATTAAAACTATTCCTGCGGATTTATATGAAGCTGCCGATTTGGACGGAGCGGGCGTTGCGCGTCAGTTTTTCAGTATCACTCTTCCGATTATTACACCGACCATATTATTCAATTTGATAACTTCGTTGATAACGGCATTCCAACAGTTGACACTGGTTATGCTGCTGACCGGCGGCGGTCCGTTAAATGCAACGTACTTTTACGGATTGTACGTGTACCGCAATGCATTTAAACATCACCGTTTGGGTTATGCCTCCGCGAATGCATGGGTTATGTTCATCATTATTTTGATATTGACGATGTTGGTGTTTAAGTCTTCTTCCGCATGGGTGTTTTATGAAACAGAAATGAAGAAAGGGAAACGTGGGACTGTTGAATTGTAA
- a CDS encoding amylo-alpha-1,6-glucosidase — MKTYGFAYGIDTVPFSACGSYFAVSENARDGKVYIRDLHGGDGAISNIYELSVEGYLWKDLICERTETILTFHTQDSAACFVTLLCTADDRLFIKVSGVTISVKGITNGAYDTLVQISEQEYEHQLYDKQLKICMSVLKGLCTAESKWTVRGSACPVLTVNADGQAACAVLKSTMVSCHSDTDTEDCFDKAKQQLISEYDEWKRRFPSLLDAYKESHSLARYIVWNNTVHAQGALTCDAVYMSKNTMFNIWSWDNCFTALALGGAYPETAYGQLKIFFDTQDVFGAYPDYVNNAFASFNCLKPPIHAWAYNKLLEADPLFSRQEYFLPAYKSFCRVALNWLDRRRPNGSAFPLYYHGNDSGWDNASVFHEGVPVESPDLSAFLIQKMDILSSFAQRLGNDTEAAQWKRRANELFDGFMDRFYEDGAFHAWNTGTGSRIGTGYSLLMYLPLVIAYRMDKRIADALVHDLEQNFEAPFGLTTEQKDSPLYKAGGYWLGPLWAPVTYLFIDALRANGYPDFAKRLAYRFFEVTKIGLMAENYDAFTGCGYDDQAFTWPACVFLQLEKEFV, encoded by the coding sequence ATGAAGACATACGGATTTGCCTATGGGATTGATACGGTACCGTTCAGCGCATGCGGTTCGTATTTTGCCGTTTCGGAAAACGCACGGGATGGAAAAGTTTATATACGGGATCTTCACGGAGGAGACGGTGCCATTTCTAATATATACGAACTTTCGGTAGAGGGCTATTTATGGAAAGACTTGATATGCGAAAGGACTGAAACCATTCTTACGTTCCATACTCAAGATTCTGCCGCCTGTTTTGTTACGCTCTTATGCACTGCGGATGACCGACTGTTTATCAAAGTCTCCGGTGTTACGATTAGCGTAAAAGGAATTACGAACGGCGCATACGATACGCTTGTGCAGATTTCCGAACAAGAATATGAACATCAGTTATACGATAAACAATTAAAAATATGTATGTCGGTTTTGAAAGGACTTTGTACCGCCGAATCGAAATGGACGGTACGAGGAAGCGCCTGTCCTGTACTTACGGTTAATGCCGATGGGCAAGCTGCCTGCGCCGTGCTTAAAAGCACTATGGTCTCGTGCCATTCCGATACGGATACGGAAGATTGTTTTGATAAAGCGAAGCAACAGCTTATATCCGAATATGATGAATGGAAACGCCGCTTTCCCTCCCTCCTTGATGCATATAAGGAGAGCCATTCGCTTGCCCGCTATATTGTATGGAACAATACCGTACATGCGCAAGGAGCGTTAACGTGCGATGCCGTGTATATGTCTAAAAACACCATGTTTAATATTTGGAGCTGGGATAATTGTTTTACGGCGCTTGCACTGGGAGGAGCATATCCGGAGACGGCCTACGGACAGCTGAAAATCTTTTTTGACACACAGGATGTATTCGGTGCATATCCCGACTATGTTAATAATGCATTCGCATCATTTAACTGTTTAAAACCGCCTATTCATGCGTGGGCATATAATAAATTGCTGGAAGCTGATCCGCTTTTTTCCCGGCAGGAATACTTTTTACCGGCGTATAAAAGTTTTTGCCGCGTCGCTCTAAATTGGCTTGACCGCCGCCGTCCGAACGGAAGCGCTTTTCCGTTGTACTACCACGGTAACGATTCAGGCTGGGATAACGCTTCCGTTTTCCATGAAGGTGTTCCGGTGGAATCTCCCGATTTAAGCGCCTTCCTCATTCAAAAAATGGATATCTTATCCTCCTTTGCGCAAAGGCTTGGCAATGATACGGAGGCTGCACAGTGGAAGCGGCGGGCGAATGAACTCTTTGACGGCTTTATGGACAGGTTTTATGAGGATGGCGCTTTTCATGCATGGAATACCGGCACGGGCAGTAGAATTGGAACGGGGTATTCGCTGCTGATGTATTTGCCGTTGGTTATTGCCTACCGCATGGATAAACGGATTGCCGATGCATTAGTGCATGATTTGGAACAAAACTTTGAAGCCCCGTTCGGACTTACCACCGAACAAAAAGACAGTCCGCTTTATAAGGCTGGCGGCTATTGGCTCGGCCCCCTTTGGGCGCCCGTAACGTATTTGTTTATCGACGCACTGAGAGCTAACGGATACCCTGATTTTGCAAAACGTTTAGCTTACCGTTTTTTTGAGGTAACAAAAATCGGTTTAATGGCAGAAAATTACGATGCGTTTACGGGCTGCGGGTACGACGATCAAGCCTTCACATGGCCCGCCTGCGTATTTTTGCAACTCGAAAAAGAATTCGTATAA
- a CDS encoding carbohydrate ABC transporter permease, producing the protein MRLSKKSKILIYILLIAIALYFLFPFIYMLLTVFKTEAEANAYPPRFFPKEWRWGNFAAAWKSQPFGLYFFNSVLITVMTTIGQLIACSLTAYGFARYRFKGKTVLFIIMLSTMMIPWDVTMIPLYMEFNLFGWINTLKPLIVPAFFGSAYYIFLMHQFLAGVPRDFEEAARIDGAHAFQIYALIFMPILKPQLILVAVLNMLTVWNDYLGPLIFLQSRAKYTLALGLASFKGVHDTQIIPILCITVIMIIPPIVLFMIAQKYIIEGTSGAIK; encoded by the coding sequence ATGAGGCTGTCGAAAAAAAGTAAAATACTGATATACATTCTGTTGATAGCAATTGCTCTCTATTTTTTATTTCCGTTTATATATATGTTGCTAACCGTGTTTAAAACGGAAGCAGAGGCAAATGCATATCCGCCCCGCTTTTTCCCTAAAGAATGGCGTTGGGGTAATTTTGCTGCTGCATGGAAGTCCCAGCCGTTCGGTTTGTATTTTTTCAATTCGGTTCTCATAACTGTCATGACAACGATCGGACAGCTGATTGCCTGTTCTTTAACCGCATACGGTTTTGCGCGATATCGGTTTAAAGGTAAAACCGTCCTGTTTATTATTATGCTTTCAACGATGATGATTCCGTGGGATGTAACAATGATTCCGCTCTATATGGAATTTAATCTTTTCGGTTGGATCAATACGTTAAAGCCGTTGATTGTGCCCGCCTTCTTCGGTTCGGCCTATTATATTTTTTTGATGCACCAATTTTTAGCGGGCGTTCCGCGCGATTTTGAGGAAGCAGCCCGAATCGACGGCGCTCATGCGTTCCAGATTTATGCGCTGATTTTTATGCCGATATTAAAACCTCAGCTTATTTTAGTTGCCGTATTAAATATGCTGACGGTATGGAACGACTACCTCGGCCCGCTTATTTTTTTACAGAGCAGAGCAAAGTATACCCTTGCTTTGGGACTCGCATCGTTTAAAGGTGTACATGATACTCAAATTATTCCGATCTTGTGTATTACCGTCATTATGATCATTCCGCCCATTGTGTTGTTTATGATCGCACAAAAATACATTATCGAAGGCACTTCCGGAGCAATAAAATGA
- a CDS encoding glycoside hydrolase family 2 TIM barrel-domain containing protein — translation MERQKKRWEDETLLHIGRRGAQPHLVHESTAGTDVSLNGEWDFLYLRAPEYSPEGFFEKNFNTENWDTIPVPSCWQMHGYGKMHYTDVWYLFPVNPPFVPSENPTGIYRRFFMLQDVRQEDKTVLRFEGVGSAFDVWINGIHCGYSKVSRLASEFDISHCVIAGNNQITVRVYQWSDGSYLERQDMWAFSGIFRNVSVYRERAYSISTCFVSGDLKNGYKDGVLQADVLLSADVEEVGCTVEYHLSEKGGGREIAHGCAAVQDSTCNTMQDGVQNGGTVFCSNNCSSMLRVIREEISSVHTWSAETPFLYCLRLELKKDNQIFDTAELTVGFRKIEIIDGNFTVNGKAVLLNGVNMHDFSPAGGSTVDKAVIEQDIILMKRHNINAVRCSHYPKADYFYDLCDTYGLYVIDEADLESHGFEWVQAPNWLNETASWEQAYIDRCERMVKAHYNHPCILMWSLGNESGMGTNFKKTADRIRHLDKTRLLHYEGDGNAEIMDVYSTMYTRLNRLQEIAESNDAHGKPHLLCEYGHAMGTGPGNLEEYQQLFRRYKRLQGGFIWEWYDHGIQITREDGRITYYYGGDFGDEPNNSNFCIDGLLMPDRTPSTGLLCYKEVIAPVDCCPADLAKGLITIRNRYDFTDLHDITLCWQVVSNGTVYESGIIDTLNAAAGKEETVYLPYSLPEAADESYYVNIQFNYKHSTLYADSGFTVAKRQFLLPVERKPRQRPHKGEHGLRIIEEKTKLTVCNDAVGNTVKVVFCKVTGRLLEYTFDGISYLREGFAPNVRRALIDNDMYKIRDWKEKYFIHKQQEQLESFTYSSEKDYIAVHISTHFSFLNQAFGFKCEYRYRIFSGGEIELDLKARSFSYTDFSPQMIPRAGIEFSVPLQFDRVKWYGLGFTENYCDMKAHVQKSVYSASVQEMHTEYVKPQENGHREEVEWLLLSGAGKGLVFTFEKPVGINIHDYTIDALEKAGHIGDIKKADKVVIHIDAKHSGLGSNSCGEEQLYKNKTHINDFTVTMRFRPVDPMNWRPYD, via the coding sequence ATGGAACGGCAAAAGAAAAGATGGGAAGATGAAACGCTTTTACACATTGGACGCCGAGGAGCGCAGCCGCACCTTGTGCACGAAAGCACGGCCGGTACCGATGTATCATTAAACGGCGAATGGGATTTTTTATACCTACGTGCGCCGGAATATTCACCGGAAGGCTTTTTTGAAAAAAATTTCAATACGGAAAACTGGGATACGATACCGGTACCTTCGTGTTGGCAGATGCACGGTTACGGAAAGATGCACTACACGGATGTATGGTATCTTTTCCCCGTTAATCCGCCCTTTGTACCGAGTGAGAATCCCACCGGGATATACCGCCGTTTTTTTATGCTGCAGGATGTACGGCAGGAAGATAAAACGGTGCTACGATTCGAGGGTGTCGGTAGCGCGTTTGATGTATGGATAAATGGGATTCATTGCGGATATAGCAAGGTAAGCAGGCTTGCCTCCGAATTCGATATTTCACATTGCGTTATTGCAGGAAACAACCAAATAACGGTGCGCGTATATCAATGGTCGGACGGATCGTATTTGGAACGGCAGGATATGTGGGCGTTCAGCGGCATCTTCCGCAATGTAAGTGTTTATCGCGAAAGGGCATATTCAATTTCTACGTGCTTTGTTTCCGGCGATTTAAAAAACGGATACAAAGACGGCGTGCTGCAGGCTGATGTTCTTTTGAGCGCAGACGTCGAAGAGGTCGGATGCACGGTGGAATACCATTTGTCGGAAAAGGGCGGCGGACGGGAAATAGCGCACGGTTGCGCTGCCGTTCAAGATAGTACCTGTAATACAATGCAGGATGGTGTTCAAAATGGCGGTACGGTATTCTGCTCGAACAACTGCAGTTCAATGCTCAGAGTGATACGCGAAGAAATTTCCTCGGTGCATACATGGAGTGCAGAGACTCCTTTTTTATATTGTTTACGGTTGGAACTAAAAAAAGACAATCAAATATTCGACACTGCGGAACTGACCGTCGGTTTTAGAAAAATAGAAATTATCGACGGGAATTTTACGGTAAACGGAAAAGCGGTTTTGCTGAATGGTGTCAATATGCACGACTTCAGTCCTGCAGGCGGCAGCACCGTAGATAAGGCTGTTATCGAGCAGGATATCATACTGATGAAGCGGCATAACATCAATGCCGTTCGCTGCTCCCATTATCCCAAGGCCGATTACTTTTATGACCTATGCGATACCTACGGTTTATATGTTATCGACGAAGCCGATTTGGAATCGCACGGCTTTGAATGGGTGCAAGCGCCGAATTGGCTGAATGAAACGGCATCATGGGAGCAAGCCTATATCGATAGGTGCGAACGGATGGTAAAAGCTCATTACAATCATCCGTGCATCCTGATGTGGTCGCTGGGAAATGAGTCGGGCATGGGCACCAATTTTAAAAAAACCGCCGACCGTATCCGCCACCTCGACAAAACAAGACTTCTGCATTATGAGGGTGATGGCAATGCCGAGATAATGGATGTGTATTCGACGATGTACACCCGTTTAAACCGGCTTCAAGAAATTGCCGAAAGCAATGATGCACACGGTAAACCGCATCTTCTGTGCGAGTATGGCCATGCGATGGGAACGGGACCGGGCAACCTTGAAGAATATCAACAATTGTTCCGCCGATATAAAAGACTGCAGGGCGGTTTTATTTGGGAATGGTACGATCACGGGATTCAAATAACAAGAGAAGACGGGCGCATAACGTATTATTACGGCGGCGACTTCGGCGACGAACCTAATAATTCCAATTTTTGTATCGACGGTTTATTAATGCCGGACAGAACGCCGTCCACAGGCCTTTTGTGTTATAAAGAAGTTATTGCTCCGGTAGATTGCTGTCCGGCAGATCTTGCCAAAGGGTTGATTACAATCCGGAACCGCTACGATTTTACGGATTTGCATGATATTACTTTATGTTGGCAGGTTGTATCTAACGGTACGGTATATGAAAGCGGCATTATCGATACGTTAAACGCCGCAGCGGGAAAAGAAGAAACTGTTTACCTTCCCTACTCCTTGCCGGAAGCAGCGGATGAATCATATTATGTAAATATACAATTCAACTACAAGCACAGCACCTTATATGCGGATTCAGGTTTTACCGTTGCAAAGCGGCAGTTCTTATTGCCTGTTGAGCGAAAGCCCCGACAACGGCCGCACAAAGGAGAACACGGCTTACGGATAATTGAAGAAAAAACAAAACTTACCGTGTGCAACGATGCGGTAGGCAATACGGTAAAAGTAGTGTTTTGCAAGGTAACCGGTAGGCTGCTTGAATATACGTTCGACGGAATAAGCTATCTGCGTGAAGGCTTTGCACCGAATGTCCGGCGTGCGCTGATAGATAACGATATGTACAAAATCAGGGACTGGAAAGAAAAATATTTTATACATAAGCAGCAGGAACAGTTGGAATCTTTTACTTACAGTTCCGAAAAGGATTATATTGCAGTACATATCTCCACTCATTTTTCCTTTTTAAACCAAGCGTTCGGATTTAAATGCGAATACCGTTACCGTATATTTTCCGGCGGCGAAATTGAACTTGATTTAAAAGCGCGTTCATTTTCCTATACCGACTTTAGTCCCCAAATGATTCCCCGTGCAGGAATCGAATTCAGCGTACCGCTGCAATTCGACCGCGTTAAATGGTATGGATTAGGTTTTACGGAAAATTATTGCGATATGAAAGCTCATGTTCAAAAAAGCGTGTACTCCGCATCCGTCCAGGAAATGCACACCGAATATGTTAAGCCGCAAGAAAACGGACATCGTGAAGAGGTTGAATGGCTTTTACTGAGCGGCGCCGGTAAAGGTCTGGTATTCACATTTGAAAAACCGGTAGGAATCAATATTCACGATTATACGATCGATGCATTGGAAAAAGCAGGGCATATCGGCGATATAAAAAAAGCGGACAAGGTAGTGATACATATCGATGCAAAACACAGCGGACTCGGTTCCAACAGCTGCGGGGAAGAGCAACTATATAAAAATAAAACCCACATTAACGATTTTACCGTTACGATGCGTTTCCGTCCCGTTGATCCGATGAATTGGAGGCCGTATGATTAA